In Pseudobacter ginsenosidimutans, the following are encoded in one genomic region:
- the scpB gene encoding SMC-Scp complex subunit ScpB, with amino-acid sequence MEIGNLIPHIESLIFASEKPLTSLEITELINNAFGFMEDKIVLDQVESSLEGIVEKYRSEFYPFEVRESGGGWQFLTKKDYHKTVAQLNGDKFLKRLSSAALETLSIIAYKQPVTKAEIEAIRGVSSDYAIQKLLEKELVMITGRNEALPGHPLVYATSKNFMDYFGINTAEDLPKLKEVFDDSMVSASVVAALEESAAAAMENGEPLNPVEEEGTVAQEGENAEEINTTITTEENITFKVDEDGVLIEEVFITETEEDPGPEGEDEITAESEENIEVEASAENDAEESEEEDGEDTEGEEEGEEEDGEEDEEGEEDDEEEEGNDEDDEDSDDDEEEGEDDDEEDDDDDDKDEDEEEDNDDEDESDDEEDEEKKSN; translated from the coding sequence ATGGAAATCGGAAACCTCATACCGCACATCGAATCACTGATCTTCGCCAGTGAAAAACCACTGACGTCTCTGGAGATCACCGAATTGATCAATAATGCATTCGGGTTCATGGAAGATAAGATCGTGCTGGACCAGGTAGAATCCTCCCTGGAAGGGATCGTTGAAAAATACAGATCCGAATTCTACCCGTTTGAAGTGCGCGAGAGCGGCGGCGGATGGCAGTTCCTGACCAAGAAAGATTATCATAAGACTGTGGCCCAATTGAATGGCGACAAATTCCTGAAGCGCCTGTCTTCCGCAGCTTTGGAAACCTTGTCGATCATCGCTTATAAACAACCCGTGACCAAGGCCGAGATCGAAGCCATCCGCGGTGTGAGCAGTGATTACGCTATTCAGAAGCTGCTCGAAAAAGAACTGGTGATGATCACCGGCCGCAATGAAGCACTGCCTGGTCACCCCCTCGTATATGCGACCAGCAAGAACTTCATGGACTACTTCGGTATCAATACCGCGGAAGACCTGCCAAAGCTCAAAGAAGTTTTCGACGATAGCATGGTGAGTGCCTCTGTAGTAGCAGCCCTGGAAGAAAGCGCCGCTGCGGCCATGGAAAATGGCGAACCGCTTAATCCGGTTGAAGAGGAAGGAACTGTTGCGCAGGAAGGAGAAAATGCAGAAGAAATAAATACTACCATCACCACGGAAGAAAATATAACTTTCAAAGTGGATGAAGATGGTGTATTGATCGAAGAAGTGTTTATCACCGAAACCGAAGAGGATCCCGGCCCTGAAGGTGAAGATGAAATAACAGCAGAAAGCGAAGAAAATATTGAAGTTGAAGCATCGGCTGAGAATGATGCTGAAGAATCAGAAGAAGAGGACGGAGAAGATACTGAAGGCGAAGAAGAAGGTGAGGAAGAGGATGGAGAGGAGGATGAGGAAGGCGAAGAAGATGATGAAGAAGAGGAAGGCAATGATGAAGACGATGAGGATAGTGACGATGATGAGGAGGAAGGCGAAGACGACGACGAAGAAGATGATGATGACGATGATAAGGATGAAGACGAAGAAGAAGATAACGATGATGAAGACGAATCTGATGACGAAGAAGACGAAGAAAAGAAGTCAAATTGA
- the atpG gene encoding ATP synthase F1 subunit gamma, with product MAGQLKEVRNRIKSVQNTQQITKAMKMVSAAKLRKAQDAIVQMRPYSRKLQEVLSNIVSSSEGDLGGNLAVERPVEKVLLIVITSDRGLCGAYNANVIKAAKNTIKEKYSAQFAKGNVQIWSIGKKGYEHFAKNKFNATDTFKDIFLHLSFESVQQCAQAAVKAFESKEFDAVEIVYSEFKNAATQRFVVERFLPIPKVEKKEGAKKSDFIFEPAKEELIAELMPKILNTQLFKAVLDAHASEHGARMTAMDKATENANEMLRSLKISYNRARQAAITTELTEIVSGAAALQG from the coding sequence ATGGCAGGTCAATTAAAAGAAGTTCGTAACAGGATCAAATCGGTTCAAAACACGCAGCAGATCACCAAAGCGATGAAAATGGTGAGCGCCGCCAAGCTGAGAAAAGCGCAGGATGCGATCGTGCAGATGCGTCCATACAGCCGCAAACTCCAGGAAGTGCTGAGCAATATCGTGAGCAGCTCTGAAGGGGATCTCGGTGGAAACCTGGCAGTGGAAAGACCTGTTGAAAAAGTTTTGCTGATCGTGATCACCAGCGACCGCGGACTTTGTGGCGCTTACAATGCGAACGTGATCAAAGCAGCCAAGAATACCATCAAAGAAAAATACTCCGCACAATTTGCCAAAGGCAATGTGCAGATCTGGAGCATCGGTAAAAAAGGCTATGAGCATTTTGCCAAGAACAAATTCAACGCTACCGATACTTTCAAAGATATTTTCCTCCACCTCAGCTTCGAAAGCGTGCAACAATGCGCGCAGGCTGCAGTAAAAGCTTTCGAATCCAAAGAATTCGATGCAGTGGAGATCGTGTACAGTGAATTCAAGAATGCCGCTACCCAGCGCTTTGTGGTAGAACGCTTCCTCCCCATCCCTAAAGTGGAGAAAAAAGAAGGCGCCAAGAAAAGCGACTTCATCTTCGAACCTGCCAAGGAAGAACTGATCGCAGAACTGATGCCCAAGATCCTGAACACACAACTGTTCAAGGCCGTTCTGGATGCACACGCTTCCGAGCATGGAGCCCGTATGACCGCCATGGATAAAGCCACTGAGAATGCCAACGAAATGTTGCGTTCACTCAAGATCAGCTACAACCGTGCGCGTCAGGCCGCAATCACTACCGAGCTCACAGAGATCGTAAGTGGTGCAGCAGCTCTGCAGGGATAA
- the surE gene encoding 5'/3'-nucleotidase SurE, with amino-acid sequence MSKKQEQEQPVILITNDDGITAPGIRNLVEAVKDLGKIVVVAPDKPQSGMGHAITIGHPLRLHPVQVFDGVEAWQCSGTPVDCVKLAVDKILHRKPDLCLSGVNHGANHSINVIYSGTMSAAVEAAIESIPSVGFSLLDYSVEADFTAARQYARLIVEQLLATPLDRHMILNVNIPALPPELIKGLMVCRQAYAKYEEDFLERNDPHGRKYYWLTGEFKNMDEGTDTDVWALENNYVSVVPVQFDLTNYVLKDKLEKMWKQS; translated from the coding sequence ATGAGTAAGAAGCAAGAACAGGAACAACCGGTGATCCTGATAACAAACGACGATGGAATTACTGCCCCTGGCATCCGCAACCTCGTGGAAGCCGTGAAAGATCTCGGAAAAATCGTGGTAGTGGCCCCTGATAAGCCCCAGAGCGGAATGGGTCATGCCATCACCATCGGACACCCACTTCGCCTCCACCCCGTTCAGGTATTCGATGGAGTGGAAGCCTGGCAATGTTCCGGAACACCGGTGGACTGCGTGAAACTGGCCGTAGACAAGATATTGCATCGCAAACCAGACCTCTGCCTCAGCGGCGTCAATCACGGAGCCAATCACTCCATCAATGTGATCTACTCCGGAACCATGTCGGCCGCCGTGGAAGCCGCCATCGAAAGTATCCCATCCGTAGGATTCTCATTGCTGGACTATAGCGTGGAAGCGGATTTCACCGCCGCCCGCCAATATGCGCGCCTCATTGTGGAACAATTACTGGCCACTCCGCTGGACAGGCATATGATCCTCAATGTGAACATTCCCGCACTCCCGCCGGAACTCATCAAAGGACTCATGGTTTGCAGGCAGGCATATGCGAAATATGAAGAGGATTTCCTGGAACGCAACGACCCGCATGGAAGAAAATATTACTGGCTGACCGGAGAATTCAAGAACATGGACGAAGGGACCGATACCGATGTGTGGGCACTCGAAAATAACTATGTAAGTGTAGTTCCGGTACAATTTGACCTGACGAATTACGTTCTTAAGGACAAATTGGAAAAAATGTGGAAACAATCCTGA
- the lpxB gene encoding lipid-A-disaccharide synthase, with product MRYYFIAGEASGDLHGSNLIKELKKLDHSATIRCWGGDLMQQAGGELVKHYRDLAFMGFIEVVKNLGTIMANLRFCKEDILQFKPDTLVLIDYPGFNLRIAEWAKKQGIKVVYYISPQVWAWKENRVKKMKTTIDEMLVILPFEKDYYKNKWNWNVDYVGHPLIEVVESYQQGNTPPAIPNATKPIIAVLPGSRKQEILKKLPIMLEVARSFPDHLFVVAKAPGQEDSFYEPLLAPYPNVSAVRGQTYALLMQSVAAMVTSGTATLETALFGVPEVVCYKGSNISYQIAKRLIKVKYISLVNLIMDKLVVKELIQQDLTPENLVKELNELLHNPQRKQQLEADYAALRKLLGEGGHASSKAAKKIIHFLHQ from the coding sequence ATGCGATATTATTTCATTGCCGGTGAAGCATCCGGCGACCTGCATGGCAGCAATCTCATCAAGGAACTCAAAAAGCTCGATCACTCAGCAACCATCCGCTGCTGGGGTGGCGATCTTATGCAGCAGGCCGGCGGCGAACTGGTGAAACATTATCGCGATCTCGCTTTCATGGGCTTCATAGAAGTAGTGAAGAACCTCGGCACCATCATGGCCAACCTCCGCTTCTGCAAGGAAGACATCCTTCAATTCAAACCCGATACACTTGTTCTGATCGATTACCCCGGCTTCAACCTCCGCATCGCCGAATGGGCAAAAAAACAGGGCATCAAAGTAGTGTACTACATCTCCCCGCAGGTTTGGGCCTGGAAAGAGAACAGGGTTAAAAAGATGAAGACCACCATCGATGAAATGCTCGTGATCCTCCCCTTCGAAAAAGATTATTATAAGAATAAATGGAACTGGAATGTTGACTATGTTGGTCACCCACTCATCGAAGTAGTGGAAAGCTATCAGCAAGGCAACACGCCTCCAGCCATTCCCAATGCCACCAAGCCCATCATCGCTGTACTACCCGGCAGCCGAAAACAGGAGATCCTCAAAAAACTGCCCATCATGCTGGAAGTAGCACGCAGCTTTCCCGATCACCTCTTCGTTGTAGCCAAAGCACCCGGACAGGAAGATAGTTTCTATGAACCACTCCTTGCGCCCTATCCCAATGTGAGCGCAGTACGCGGACAAACCTATGCGCTGCTCATGCAGTCAGTTGCGGCTATGGTCACCAGCGGCACTGCCACCCTGGAAACAGCGCTCTTCGGCGTTCCCGAAGTAGTTTGCTACAAAGGCAGCAATATCTCCTACCAGATCGCGAAAAGACTGATCAAGGTAAAATACATCTCCCTCGTAAATCTTATCATGGATAAACTGGTGGTGAAAGAATTGATCCAGCAGGACCTCACCCCCGAAAACCTGGTGAAAGAATTGAACGAACTATTGCACAATCCCCAACGCAAACAACAACTGGAAGCCGATTACGCCGCCCTCAGAAAATTACTGGGCGAAGGTGGTCATGCCTCTTCCAAAGCCGCGAAGAAGATCATCCACTTCCTGCATCAATGA
- a CDS encoding DUF6728 family protein produces MGFWRQLAEYLYIKKKDPNAPRTQWMKYMHGINRLSLIMFLIAIIIIIVKLVILKRH; encoded by the coding sequence ATGGGATTCTGGAGACAACTTGCCGAGTATTTATATATCAAAAAGAAAGACCCCAATGCACCACGCACTCAGTGGATGAAGTACATGCACGGGATCAACCGTCTTTCGCTGATCATGTTCCTGATCGCAATCATCATCATTATTGTGAAGCTCGTGATACTGAAGCGTCATTGA
- a CDS encoding group III truncated hemoglobin, translating to MTKQEITDHNSIVLLVDSFYAKARKDDLIGPIFNEVIGDHWDEHLPTMYKFWGDILLNRNEYEGNPMFVHKRLNARIPLQPVHFERWKKLFVETVRELFEGDKAELAEQRAVSIATVMQLKISGYH from the coding sequence ATGACAAAGCAAGAAATTACTGATCATAACTCCATCGTATTGCTGGTAGATTCCTTCTATGCAAAGGCCCGGAAAGATGATCTGATCGGGCCGATCTTCAATGAAGTGATTGGCGATCACTGGGACGAGCATCTTCCCACCATGTATAAATTCTGGGGTGATATCCTGCTGAACAGAAATGAATACGAAGGTAATCCCATGTTCGTTCACAAACGGCTGAATGCACGCATTCCGTTGCAGCCTGTGCATTTTGAAAGATGGAAGAAGTTGTTTGTGGAAACTGTCCGAGAATTGTTTGAAGGCGATAAAGCCGAACTGGCGGAGCAGCGGGCAGTGTCGATTGCAACGGTGATGCAGTTGAAGATATCCGGATATCATTAA
- a CDS encoding chloride channel protein: MVRLLTGIRRRLKRMFDRIRNERMKQNVLQAIPFWIGSLLTGLVAVAYAIMFSYAEKGAEWMMHKASWSLFIATPVCFLFAWWLVKKYAPFARGSGIPQVIAAIELSTPKDEKKINRLLNLKVIWVKIVSSLVMAFGGGVVGREGPTIQIAGSIFRTINQWLPAWWPKISRRNMIMTGAAAGLAAAFNTPLGGLVFAVEELTRTHISYFRTALFTGVILAGLTAQALLGPYLYLGYPDVSHLSGWIFAGVLLTALIAGLGGSALCRVILRVMNIVGRWKVTKKIIYIIACALAIALISFVWGSSMVGSGKEIMTQTLFTNNKHVEWYVPFLRMLGSLLSFTTGGAGGVFAPALAAGASVGSVLSGWLHCTPADANILILAGMVAFLTGVTRTPFTSAILVLEMTDRHNVIFHLMLAGMVAYLVSMLVDKRSFYDHLKHRFIHEAGLEPALQPQPETPPANPSSATSTNKPDNH, from the coding sequence ATGGTGAGACTTCTGACCGGTATTCGCCGGCGGCTTAAACGGATGTTCGACAGAATCAGGAATGAAAGGATGAAGCAAAACGTGCTCCAGGCGATCCCTTTCTGGATCGGGAGTTTGCTCACGGGACTGGTAGCTGTAGCTTACGCGATCATGTTCTCCTACGCAGAGAAAGGCGCTGAATGGATGATGCACAAAGCAAGCTGGAGCCTTTTCATTGCCACTCCTGTCTGTTTCCTTTTTGCCTGGTGGCTGGTGAAAAAGTATGCGCCTTTCGCGAGAGGCAGCGGTATTCCGCAGGTAATTGCAGCCATCGAACTCAGTACACCAAAGGATGAAAAGAAGATCAACAGGCTCCTCAACCTGAAAGTGATCTGGGTGAAGATCGTCAGCAGCCTGGTGATGGCATTTGGTGGCGGTGTGGTAGGAAGGGAAGGGCCTACCATTCAGATAGCAGGTTCCATTTTCAGGACCATCAACCAATGGCTGCCAGCCTGGTGGCCAAAGATCTCCAGGAGGAATATGATCATGACCGGCGCCGCAGCCGGACTGGCCGCGGCTTTCAATACACCACTCGGTGGACTGGTATTCGCGGTGGAAGAGCTCACCCGTACGCATATCAGCTATTTCAGAACAGCCCTTTTCACTGGCGTGATCCTGGCTGGCTTAACTGCCCAGGCATTGCTGGGACCTTACCTCTATCTAGGATATCCTGACGTAAGTCATTTGTCGGGTTGGATTTTTGCCGGAGTTTTGCTCACGGCGCTGATAGCAGGTTTGGGCGGCAGCGCGCTGTGTCGTGTGATACTGAGAGTGATGAATATCGTGGGACGATGGAAGGTCACCAAAAAAATCATTTACATTATCGCTTGTGCATTGGCGATAGCCCTGATTAGTTTTGTCTGGGGCAGCTCCATGGTAGGATCGGGTAAGGAGATCATGACGCAAACCCTTTTCACCAACAACAAGCACGTGGAATGGTATGTGCCCTTCCTCCGCATGTTGGGATCCCTGCTGAGTTTCACCACAGGCGGTGCGGGTGGCGTGTTTGCTCCGGCGCTCGCAGCAGGCGCCAGCGTGGGTTCTGTATTGAGCGGATGGTTGCATTGTACTCCTGCCGATGCCAATATCCTGATACTGGCAGGCATGGTAGCCTTCCTGACAGGAGTTACCAGAACGCCATTCACATCAGCTATCCTGGTGCTGGAAATGACGGATCGCCACAACGTGATCTTTCACCTGATGCTGGCCGGAATGGTAGCTTACCTGGTTTCGATGCTGGTTGACAAACGTTCATTCTACGATCATCTGAAGCATCGCTTCATCCATGAAGCAGGACTGGAACCAGCATTGCAGCCACAGCCTGAAACACCACCAGCAAACCCTTCATCAGCAACCAGCACCAATAAACCGGATAATCATTAA
- the rpiA gene encoding ribose-5-phosphate isomerase RpiA, with translation MLTNAAIKELVGTQAAELVQSGMTIGIGTGTTMEWMIRALGKKVNSGLEIRAVSTSQASNELAAQFNIPLIELNDAAKIQLAIDGADEIDPQLQLIKGGGGALFQEKMVAAAAEEFVVIADDTKLVDQLGAYPLPVEVMIFNWKQVDKQLAKLIGKPQQLRLKKDGSPFMTDHGNYIIDISFGVIENPDALNQALHDIPGVIETGLFLGMAGKALIGYPDGQTEWIERAG, from the coding sequence ATGCTCACAAACGCTGCAATCAAAGAACTGGTAGGCACACAGGCCGCCGAGCTGGTGCAATCAGGAATGACCATCGGTATCGGCACCGGCACCACCATGGAATGGATGATCAGAGCGCTGGGAAAGAAAGTCAACAGTGGCCTCGAGATCCGCGCCGTGTCTACCTCACAGGCGAGCAATGAGCTGGCTGCACAATTCAATATTCCGCTCATCGAACTCAATGATGCCGCAAAGATCCAGCTCGCCATCGATGGAGCTGATGAGATCGATCCGCAACTGCAACTCATCAAAGGCGGGGGTGGCGCCCTCTTCCAGGAAAAAATGGTAGCCGCAGCAGCTGAAGAATTTGTAGTGATTGCCGATGACACCAAACTGGTGGATCAGCTTGGCGCATACCCCTTACCGGTAGAAGTGATGATCTTCAACTGGAAACAGGTGGATAAACAACTGGCAAAGCTGATCGGTAAACCACAGCAGTTGAGATTGAAAAAAGATGGATCCCCTTTCATGACAGACCATGGTAATTATATTATCGATATCTCCTTTGGTGTGATTGAAAACCCCGATGCACTCAACCAGGCATTGCACGATATTCCCGGCGTAATAGAAACCGGACTCTTCCTCGGCATGGCCGGAAAAGCGCTGATCGGGTACCCCGATGGACAAACAGAATGGATCGAAAGAGCCGGCTGA
- a CDS encoding aminotransferase-like domain-containing protein, which translates to MKSKFPGEDHLYLQVAEGVEKMIGDDILRIGDKLPSVRVLSKEHGISMGTAFQAYYHLEGKGLIESRPKSGYYVRFNPRRFADLPKKMDPVVTPVEKVTNQDMIMQMIKTMTAEDIMNFALASPSVNLLPAARLSKSVVHALRNDPHQCLQYEHAQGNPELRKQIARLSFNWGGKVKPDEVIITSGCMEAVVMALRSVTHAGDTIAVECPSYFGIYQVIESLGLKLIEIPADPVTGIDLDGLERAIGKHSIAACLLVPNFSNPSGSCMPDEHKQRLVQMLTKHQVPLIEDDIYGEMYFGRQRPRTCKYFDKEGIVLYCSSLSKSLAPGYRIGWILPGRYMDKVSSIKMMHSISCATITQQALAHFLGIGRYEYHLKNLRKALHTQCLRYTQAIMQYFPEETRISRPQGGFVLWVELSKHINTYELWLEAMKHQISIAPGSIFSNSANYSHYMRIGYGKPWDDKVDKGLKTLGNLVRKMS; encoded by the coding sequence ATGAAGTCAAAATTCCCGGGAGAAGACCACCTCTACCTGCAGGTTGCAGAAGGGGTTGAAAAGATGATCGGAGATGATATACTCCGCATTGGCGACAAACTTCCTTCAGTGCGTGTGCTCAGCAAGGAACATGGGATCAGTATGGGCACTGCCTTTCAGGCTTACTATCACCTGGAAGGTAAAGGCCTGATCGAAAGCCGGCCAAAATCCGGATACTATGTCCGCTTCAATCCCCGTCGCTTCGCTGATCTTCCCAAGAAGATGGACCCCGTTGTGACGCCCGTTGAGAAAGTGACCAACCAGGACATGATCATGCAGATGATCAAGACCATGACAGCGGAAGACATCATGAACTTTGCACTGGCATCGCCTTCCGTAAATCTTCTTCCCGCCGCACGTCTCAGCAAGAGCGTTGTGCACGCACTCCGCAATGATCCCCACCAATGTCTTCAATACGAACACGCACAGGGCAATCCCGAATTGCGCAAGCAGATCGCCAGGCTCAGTTTCAACTGGGGAGGAAAGGTGAAGCCCGATGAAGTGATCATTACTTCAGGCTGCATGGAGGCAGTGGTGATGGCATTGCGATCGGTTACACATGCGGGTGATACCATTGCGGTTGAGTGTCCCAGTTATTTCGGCATCTACCAGGTGATAGAAAGCCTGGGACTAAAACTGATCGAGATCCCGGCAGACCCCGTTACCGGCATCGACCTGGATGGGCTGGAGCGCGCCATCGGCAAACATTCCATCGCAGCCTGCCTGCTGGTGCCCAATTTCAGTAACCCTTCCGGCAGTTGCATGCCCGATGAACATAAACAGAGACTGGTGCAGATGCTCACCAAACACCAGGTGCCCCTGATAGAAGATGATATTTACGGAGAAATGTATTTTGGCAGGCAGCGGCCACGCACCTGCAAGTACTTCGACAAGGAAGGGATCGTACTCTATTGTTCTTCTCTGTCCAAATCACTGGCCCCCGGCTACAGGATCGGATGGATACTGCCCGGCAGGTATATGGACAAGGTGAGCTCCATCAAAATGATGCACAGCATCAGTTGCGCCACTATAACGCAACAGGCCCTGGCCCATTTCCTGGGGATCGGACGTTATGAATATCACCTGAAGAATCTGCGAAAGGCATTACATACCCAGTGCCTGCGTTATACACAGGCCATCATGCAATATTTCCCGGAAGAAACCCGGATCTCCCGCCCGCAGGGAGGTTTTGTACTTTGGGTGGAGCTCAGCAAACATATCAACACTTATGAATTGTGGCTCGAAGCGATGAAACATCAGATCTCCATTGCACCCGGAAGTATCTTTTCCAACAGCGCCAATTACTCGCACTACATGCGGATCGGTTATGGCAAGCCATGGGACGACAAGGTAGACAAGGGATTGAAAACCCTGGGCAACCTGGTCAGGAAAATGAGCTGA
- a CDS encoding helix-turn-helix domain-containing protein: protein MKKKTKTKKDYTKLKQQFGAHLQKIRQDKGLSLREVAQNCDLDDSNISKMEHGRFNVQISTIYELAKGLNLHPADLLKYDFE, encoded by the coding sequence ATGAAAAAGAAAACAAAAACCAAGAAGGATTACACTAAGCTGAAGCAACAGTTTGGTGCGCATCTGCAGAAGATCCGGCAAGATAAAGGGCTTAGCCTGCGCGAGGTGGCGCAGAACTGTGACCTGGACGACAGCAATATTTCCAAGATGGAGCATGGACGTTTCAATGTTCAGATCTCTACGATCTATGAACTGGCCAAAGGATTGAATCTCCATCCGGCCGATCTTCTGAAGTACGACTTCGAATAG